A genomic window from Treponema maltophilum ATCC 51939 includes:
- a CDS encoding TetR/AcrR family transcriptional regulator, giving the protein MNELSETQKKILEIGKREFLAKGFKDASLRGIVKEAGFTQGAFYGYYPDKKALFTALVCKAADGLAVQFKNAQKAHFDLIEKGETRFSRKLSTEYLQTFIDYIYDNFDAFKLIVCRSAGTEYEHYIHDLVEQEVSVAEKYYRVLRKLGKLDGTVSRELHHMITSAYFTAVFETVAHDMSRKKAFEYIKELAVFFNCGWDGILKMT; this is encoded by the coding sequence ATGAACGAACTGTCGGAAACGCAAAAAAAAATTCTGGAAATAGGAAAACGGGAATTCCTCGCAAAAGGTTTTAAAGATGCGTCATTGCGCGGGATCGTAAAAGAGGCGGGTTTCACCCAAGGCGCCTTTTACGGTTATTATCCCGATAAAAAAGCGCTGTTTACCGCGCTTGTTTGCAAAGCTGCCGACGGTTTGGCGGTGCAATTTAAAAACGCACAAAAAGCTCACTTCGATTTAATTGAAAAAGGCGAAACCCGGTTCAGCAGAAAGCTGTCTACCGAATATCTCCAAACGTTTATAGATTATATTTACGATAATTTCGACGCTTTTAAACTGATTGTGTGCCGTTCCGCGGGAACCGAGTACGAGCATTATATTCACGATTTAGTGGAACAGGAAGTATCCGTTGCCGAGAAATATTACCGCGTTTTGCGTAAGCTGGGAAAACTTGACGGCACGGTAAGCCGCGAATTACACCACATGATTACAAGCGCGTATTTTACCGCCGTGTTCGAAACGGTCGCTCACGATATGAGCCGCAAAAAAGCGTTTGAGTATATTAAAGAGCTCGCCGTTTTTTTTAACTGCGGCTGGGACGGCATACTAAAGATGACATAA
- a CDS encoding type II toxin-antitoxin system VapB family antitoxin, which produces MRTNIVLNDALVEEAFKYSVDIRTKKELVETALKEYVQNRKIKDLRELKGKIVFFENYDYKKMRLKK; this is translated from the coding sequence ATGCGAACAAATATTGTATTGAATGATGCTTTGGTTGAAGAAGCTTTTAAATATTCCGTTGATATTCGTACAAAAAAGGAACTGGTTGAAACGGCCTTAAAAGAATATGTTCAAAACAGAAAAATAAAAGATTTGCGGGAACTGAAGGGAAAAATTGTTTTTTTCGAAAATTATGATTATAAAAAAATGCGGCTGAAAAAATGA
- a CDS encoding DegT/DnrJ/EryC1/StrS family aminotransferase — translation MAIETFSPTIRRREMDAVLTCMVEEKLGPGELNARLIQQVKESFGVSGAFAVRSPAIALKYALRALALENGASVMISALAPAWQYSAVTEAGFNCIILDVSAGTGLVTAEIVEKGMREGGRVLVLHETLGQLPDFQSLLELNVPIIEDISQSAGGTEGGKKAGTFGIFSILGLEERDMLTAGGGAVLMAMQSRNWAVLHKMAEASPSTDLLPDINAALAYVQLKESGRNEQIRKEMYEMYVRALMQGRHKTFSAAAEDAVCAVYSFPVVLSGSFKDVKQYAQKKDITIQPAYENAVVSVFNNLCGSCREADSLYLRCALFPLYPRLGSAKAQKIAKVLATLP, via the coding sequence ATGGCTATAGAAACTTTCAGCCCGACAATCCGTAGAAGGGAGATGGACGCCGTTTTAACCTGCATGGTTGAAGAAAAATTGGGGCCGGGCGAGCTTAATGCGCGCCTTATTCAGCAGGTAAAAGAAAGCTTCGGCGTAAGCGGTGCATTTGCGGTACGAAGCCCGGCGATCGCTTTAAAATACGCGCTGCGCGCGCTTGCGCTTGAAAACGGCGCTTCGGTTATGATTTCCGCTCTTGCGCCCGCATGGCAGTATTCGGCGGTAACGGAAGCGGGTTTTAACTGCATTATTTTGGACGTATCGGCCGGCACCGGACTCGTAACCGCCGAAATCGTTGAAAAGGGCATGCGCGAAGGCGGCCGTGTTCTTGTTTTGCACGAAACGCTGGGGCAGTTGCCGGATTTTCAGAGTTTGCTTGAATTGAATGTGCCGATTATTGAAGACATATCGCAAAGTGCGGGAGGAACCGAAGGCGGCAAAAAGGCGGGGACTTTCGGCATTTTTTCGATACTCGGCCTTGAAGAACGCGATATGCTTACCGCAGGCGGCGGGGCCGTGCTTATGGCGATGCAAAGCCGAAACTGGGCGGTTTTGCATAAGATGGCCGAAGCATCTCCTTCGACCGATCTTTTGCCGGACATAAATGCCGCTTTGGCCTACGTTCAGCTGAAAGAATCGGGGCGCAACGAACAGATCCGCAAAGAAATGTACGAAATGTATGTGCGCGCCCTTATGCAGGGACGTCACAAAACATTTTCGGCAGCGGCCGAAGACGCGGTGTGCGCCGTGTATTCTTTTCCCGTGGTGCTTTCCGGCTCTTTTAAAGACGTTAAACAATATGCGCAAAAAAAAGATATAACGATACAGCCGGCGTACGAAAACGCGGTTGTGTCGGTTTTTAACAATCTGTGCGGCAGTTGCCGGGAGGCCGATTCGCTTTATTTGCGCTGTGCGCTTTTTCCGTTGTATCCGAGGCTCGGTTCGGCAAAGGCGCAAAAGATTGCAAAAGTGTTGGCGACGCTGCCCTAG
- a CDS encoding MATE family efflux transporter, with translation MSEVREELLNKNPWSLMIKLSLPAILGQFVVGLYAFVDSIYVGQMVSTDAMSAVSAASPFVLINNGIAVLLGIGSGSILSRAIGAKDWETVDKIMGNLSVLVLLMSACVMAIGIPLAPVFLRLSGAQGAVLDMGVSYLRTVYIGSVFVNFMQGANMVLRAEGRMGIAMGIMAGGAVLNMILDPVFILLLPGFGPQAVAIATVVSQLLQAAVTLWYFLRKSPVVKFHGLKLSKKLTGETFAVGVSAMLMQVMMLIQMTVVYNTAVKYGGADQIALMGAALRVMQLAFVPVWGMSQGLQPAVGTNYGAKKYARVKKLTNVFIAGSTCLSLVFWLVIECFPSGILSAFITQADIVAKGITNFRLMFAVFPTYGLLIMTLTYLQSLGKAKQAGLLVVFRQLALVVPLVLLVPVLLGGNVAGVWAALPLNDIVILAFALVLLIKEYKALKV, from the coding sequence ATGAGCGAAGTCAGGGAAGAATTATTAAACAAAAATCCGTGGAGCTTAATGATTAAGTTAAGCCTTCCGGCAATTTTGGGACAATTTGTCGTCGGCTTATATGCCTTTGTCGATTCGATTTACGTCGGTCAAATGGTCAGTACGGATGCGATGAGCGCCGTTTCGGCGGCTTCTCCTTTTGTACTGATTAACAACGGCATCGCGGTGTTGCTCGGTATCGGATCGGGTTCGATTCTTTCGCGCGCAATCGGCGCAAAGGATTGGGAAACGGTCGATAAAATTATGGGCAATTTAAGCGTTTTAGTACTTTTGATGTCCGCCTGCGTTATGGCAATCGGTATTCCGCTTGCCCCCGTATTTTTGCGTTTATCGGGAGCGCAAGGCGCCGTCCTCGATATGGGCGTTTCATATTTGCGCACGGTGTATATCGGTTCCGTGTTCGTCAATTTTATGCAGGGCGCCAATATGGTGCTGCGCGCGGAAGGACGTATGGGAATCGCTATGGGCATTATGGCGGGCGGCGCCGTTTTGAACATGATACTCGATCCCGTTTTTATCCTATTGCTGCCCGGCTTCGGACCGCAAGCGGTTGCCATCGCGACGGTTGTATCGCAGTTGCTGCAAGCCGCCGTTACTCTGTGGTATTTTTTGCGCAAAAGTCCCGTCGTTAAATTTCACGGATTAAAGTTGTCCAAAAAACTTACCGGAGAAACTTTTGCCGTCGGTGTAAGCGCCATGCTCATGCAAGTGATGATGCTTATTCAAATGACGGTCGTATACAATACGGCGGTTAAATACGGCGGCGCCGATCAAATCGCTTTAATGGGAGCCGCTTTGCGCGTTATGCAGCTTGCCTTTGTGCCCGTGTGGGGAATGAGCCAAGGGTTGCAGCCCGCCGTCGGAACGAATTACGGAGCAAAAAAGTATGCGCGCGTAAAAAAACTGACAAACGTTTTTATCGCGGGTTCCACGTGTTTGTCGCTTGTATTTTGGCTCGTTATAGAATGCTTTCCGAGCGGAATTTTATCGGCATTCATTACGCAAGCCGATATCGTCGCCAAAGGAATAACGAACTTTCGTCTTATGTTCGCCGTTTTTCCCACCTACGGTCTTCTTATTATGACGCTCACGTATTTGCAATCGCTGGGAAAAGCAAAGCAGGCGGGCTTACTCGTCGTATTCCGACAGCTTGCACTCGTCGTTCCTTTAGTGCTTTTAGTTCCCGTATTGCTGGGCGGCAACGTTGCCGGCGTGTGGGCGGCGCTTCCCTTAAACGATATCGTCATTTTGGCCTTCGCCCTCGTCTTGCTCATAAAAGAATACAAAGCGCTCAAAGTTTAA
- a CDS encoding helix-turn-helix domain-containing protein, which yields MLKDNIVQLRKLRNFTQEALAEKVGVTRQALAKWEAGDTLPDLEKSKLLAEALDVSLDDLANHEAKSNFGLTVPPKGKHLFGTVTVGDKGQIVIPAKARKVFGIKAGDALVVLGDEDKGLALLKADDFLAMADMIRLASVTGK from the coding sequence ATGCTTAAAGACAATATCGTTCAGCTGCGGAAATTGCGGAACTTTACGCAGGAAGCCCTCGCCGAAAAGGTCGGCGTAACGCGCCAAGCGCTCGCAAAATGGGAAGCAGGCGATACGCTTCCCGATTTGGAAAAAAGCAAACTGCTTGCCGAAGCGCTGGACGTATCGCTCGACGATCTTGCAAACCACGAAGCGAAATCGAATTTCGGGCTTACCGTTCCGCCGAAAGGAAAGCATCTTTTCGGAACCGTTACCGTCGGCGATAAGGGGCAGATTGTGATTCCTGCAAAAGCGCGCAAAGTGTTCGGCATAAAAGCGGGCGACGCCCTGGTGGTTTTGGGCGATGAAGACAAGGGCCTCGCTCTTTTAAAAGCCGACGATTTTTTGGCTATGGCGGACATGATCCGCCTCGCGTCCGTCACGGGAAAATAA
- a CDS encoding SH3 domain-containing protein has product MKKTVLCILLLLTFVQFIFALPNYNNGNGTVLSEKTENGIKITVRKCELEVVIGNLLDEKYRDVYTACDKKNKIGKLHDNDKVKVLRMCRKDYLNEPKNEDGDMKGELWYNIKSDTMEGWICIYSGYIAFFRDPYFDNRYEILEVIESAGKKWTVRSIKQSLSVWENLNIRAKPGINGTNVVYTIRPGTTDPRQTNVEVIAITEERDTIDGKNNYWLKINYKDFTGWIFGGYASAERGGLKYYIPEDMVHFDLGWY; this is encoded by the coding sequence ATGAAAAAAACGGTATTATGCATTTTGCTATTATTGACTTTTGTGCAATTCATATTTGCCTTGCCTAATTACAATAACGGAAACGGCACTGTTTTATCGGAAAAAACGGAAAACGGAATAAAAATTACCGTGCGAAAATGTGAACTTGAAGTCGTTATCGGTAATCTATTGGATGAAAAATACAGAGATGTATATACCGCTTGTGACAAGAAAAATAAAATAGGAAAGCTGCACGATAACGATAAAGTCAAGGTTTTGCGTATGTGCAGAAAAGACTATTTGAATGAGCCGAAAAATGAAGACGGAGATATGAAAGGCGAACTATGGTATAATATAAAATCCGATACCATGGAAGGGTGGATATGTATTTATTCGGGTTATATCGCCTTCTTTCGCGATCCTTATTTCGATAACCGCTATGAAATCCTTGAGGTTATAGAAAGTGCCGGTAAAAAATGGACGGTACGATCGATAAAACAGTCATTATCGGTATGGGAAAACTTGAATATCCGCGCCAAGCCGGGAATAAACGGAACGAATGTCGTGTATACGATACGGCCCGGTACAACCGATCCTCGGCAAACCAATGTGGAAGTCATTGCTATAACCGAAGAACGGGACACAATCGACGGCAAAAACAATTATTGGCTAAAAATAAACTATAAGGATTTTACCGGCTGGATTTTCGGCGGTTATGCTTCGGCAGAACGCGGCGGCCTCAAATACTATATTCCGGAAGATATGGTTCATTTTGATTTAGGCTGGTATTGA
- a CDS encoding NAD(+)/NADH kinase yields the protein MTCIVVVNTYNKAAENLYAGIAEFLTEEGHTVVRSDFSGADVPFPADTYDCAVTLGGDGTVLYAARRCAASGKPVVPINLGQFGFIAGIQPEHWRSALNDFFAGRMSFAKRSLVRADIVRGGKTVYSGCALNDAVLSASQASKTVEVDIRTEYAAFGKFKADALIVSTSTGSTAYSAAAGGPIVDPGLDVLILNTVSAFSLSNRPLVLPADTQLTVTVLPPRGYDLMLNCDGQVHTPIKAGDRILIKMAEYAVSLAGCDSSVFYAALRSKLNWSGGPRA from the coding sequence ATGACGTGCATAGTGGTTGTAAATACATATAACAAAGCCGCCGAAAACCTGTATGCGGGTATAGCCGAGTTTTTAACGGAAGAGGGGCATACGGTTGTGCGCTCCGATTTTTCGGGTGCCGACGTTCCCTTTCCGGCGGATACGTACGACTGCGCCGTAACCTTGGGCGGCGACGGCACCGTGCTGTACGCCGCGCGCCGCTGTGCCGCAAGCGGGAAGCCCGTCGTTCCGATCAATTTGGGGCAATTCGGCTTTATCGCGGGCATTCAGCCGGAGCATTGGCGCTCCGCCTTAAACGATTTTTTTGCCGGGCGCATGAGTTTTGCAAAGCGCTCTCTTGTCCGGGCAGACATTGTGCGCGGCGGAAAAACGGTGTATTCGGGCTGTGCCTTAAACGATGCGGTTTTGTCCGCGTCGCAGGCGTCTAAAACGGTTGAAGTCGATATCCGCACGGAGTACGCCGCTTTCGGCAAATTCAAGGCCGATGCGCTCATTGTGTCCACGTCGACCGGTTCAACCGCTTATTCGGCCGCAGCCGGCGGCCCCATCGTCGATCCGGGGCTCGATGTATTGATTTTGAATACCGTTTCGGCCTTTTCGCTTTCGAACCGGCCTTTGGTGCTTCCGGCCGACACGCAGCTTACCGTTACCGTACTGCCTCCGCGCGGCTATGATCTTATGCTCAACTGTGACGGGCAAGTGCATACGCCGATAAAAGCGGGCGACCGTATCCTTATAAAGATGGCCGAATATGCCGTGAGTCTTGCAGGCTGCGACTCGTCCGTTTTTTATGCGGCGCTCCGCTCAAAACTGAATTGGTCGGGAGGTCCCCGTGCTTGA
- a CDS encoding serine hydrolase domain-containing protein: MYKTVRSFSDAFCRLLCRAAVLFLCLCADFCTAASLYAAAAQNAQDVQPLQNGYENIVDGVAASYVGKNIPGACVIITEHGTVVFSKCYGYANLDTQQRIRPDTDFFEWGSVTKTLVWVSALQLEEKGLLDLNADIRRYLPENFLRNLRYDAPITMLDLMNHTAGFEEYLIDFRYLNEQPVKPLIDVLSARQPAQVFEPGSVSAYSNWGAALAGFIVERVSGQSFDEYVAKHIFAPLGIQDAELKPQWTAETLKRKINGYSHSKKGFRKEEFMRLRLYPAGSLNGTPNALIKYAAELAKKSGTASLLFSDPATKDKLFCETYRSFGAASGLAHGFWEYTKNNGIFGHEGGTYGFQTQLWVQPERERAILIATNVMESDFCRSLMNELVQNEAQAGKETSANANGSASTNAAGGTDTTNFARFSGEYFPARSVWTHAGKLNGYMQMISIQQNTDGTGIVLKKRSDGKSLTYRPIGNNRFYCEEALPEEQYLAFKTESENVISMTFFLAHDYVPAKGRYSTGFLLSCAAAFALAFVFWLASGIFFAVSGIRARRAIKSAPAIHAGSDRLPKVLCAACGLIADVSIIAGMRNWFAIYTIDSVQMNLIVAINAACALCTVCSCAYLFYKKRFCPAVIFSAACAVQLYAAICLGFFHIV, translated from the coding sequence ATGTATAAAACAGTACGGTCGTTTAGTGATGCTTTCTGCCGGCTGCTGTGCCGTGCGGCGGTGCTTTTTCTTTGCCTCTGTGCCGACTTTTGTACTGCAGCGTCATTGTACGCCGCCGCAGCACAAAACGCGCAAGACGTACAACCGCTGCAAAACGGATACGAAAACATCGTCGACGGCGTAGCTGCCTCCTATGTAGGAAAAAATATTCCGGGAGCATGCGTTATCATTACCGAACACGGTACCGTCGTTTTTTCTAAATGCTACGGGTACGCAAACCTCGACACACAACAGCGCATACGACCCGATACCGATTTTTTTGAATGGGGTTCCGTCACTAAAACACTCGTGTGGGTAAGCGCGCTCCAGCTTGAAGAAAAGGGCTTGCTCGATCTTAACGCGGACATACGGCGCTATCTTCCCGAGAACTTTTTGCGCAATTTGCGATACGATGCGCCCATTACCATGCTCGATCTGATGAACCATACGGCAGGTTTTGAAGAATATTTAATCGATTTTCGTTATTTGAACGAACAACCGGTAAAACCGCTTATCGATGTATTGTCCGCCCGGCAGCCGGCGCAAGTGTTTGAACCGGGAAGCGTGTCGGCGTACTCCAACTGGGGAGCGGCGCTTGCGGGTTTTATCGTAGAACGGGTAAGCGGACAAAGTTTTGACGAATACGTTGCAAAACACATTTTTGCGCCGCTCGGCATACAAGACGCGGAGCTGAAACCGCAGTGGACAGCCGAAACGCTCAAAAGAAAAATAAACGGGTACTCGCATTCGAAAAAGGGATTCCGCAAAGAAGAGTTTATGCGCTTGCGGCTGTACCCTGCCGGCTCTTTAAATGGAACGCCGAACGCGCTCATAAAATACGCAGCCGAATTGGCAAAAAAAAGCGGTACGGCGTCCCTTTTGTTTTCGGATCCGGCAACGAAAGACAAGTTGTTCTGCGAAACCTACCGTTCTTTCGGAGCCGCTTCGGGGCTTGCGCACGGCTTTTGGGAGTATACGAAAAACAACGGCATATTCGGACACGAGGGCGGAACCTACGGTTTTCAAACCCAGCTGTGGGTTCAGCCGGAACGGGAGCGCGCAATCCTCATTGCAACGAACGTTATGGAATCCGATTTTTGCCGCAGTCTTATGAATGAACTTGTTCAAAACGAGGCGCAAGCCGGCAAGGAGACAAGCGCGAATGCAAACGGAAGTGCCAGCACAAATGCCGCCGGCGGTACCGATACGACGAACTTTGCACGATTTTCGGGCGAATATTTTCCGGCGCGCTCCGTATGGACTCACGCGGGAAAACTGAACGGTTATATGCAAATGATTTCCATACAACAAAATACGGACGGTACCGGTATTGTACTGAAAAAAAGAAGCGACGGTAAAAGCCTCACGTATCGGCCAATCGGAAACAACCGCTTTTATTGCGAAGAAGCGCTGCCGGAAGAACAGTACCTTGCTTTTAAAACCGAAAGCGAAAACGTCATTTCCATGACTTTTTTTCTTGCGCACGATTATGTTCCGGCCAAAGGAAGATATAGCACCGGCTTTTTGCTGTCCTGTGCGGCAGCCTTTGCACTTGCGTTTGTGTTTTGGCTTGCATCGGGAATCTTTTTTGCGGTCTCCGGTATTCGTGCGCGGCGGGCGATTAAATCCGCACCTGCTATACATGCCGGCTCCGACCGGCTGCCAAAGGTCCTGTGTGCCGCCTGCGGTTTAATTGCGGATGTGAGCATAATTGCGGGAATGCGCAATTGGTTTGCAATCTATACGATAGATTCGGTTCAGATGAATCTCATAGTTGCAATAAATGCCGCATGCGCGTTGTGCACGGTGTGCAGCTGCGCGTACCTGTTTTATAAAAAACGTTTTTGTCCGGCAGTCATATTTTCCGCCGCCTGTGCCGTGCAGCTTTACGCGGCGATTTGTTTGGGCTTTTTTCATATTGTGTAA
- a CDS encoding L-2-amino-thiazoline-4-carboxylic acid hydrolase: MQKRKLLLYGTQMKTLLDTLSPGAVCKDGELVLRMEGEYKRLLNEQSFSNGMLASHLKKSILPAVAAYKTLIATGKTKKQAFEAVRASVLSDSEKQKKAFQKIGTLPFGFSLMRLMTPLSLKTTFGPSGWDFKWKQNDRRALKWDCSRCFYADIFAQHKVSELTSIFCESDDVVYGNIPTIRWARTRTIGNGDDICDFTFYNERAENAPGENNRGKNTHNRAENHV; the protein is encoded by the coding sequence ATGCAAAAACGAAAATTATTGCTGTACGGCACTCAAATGAAAACCCTGCTCGATACGCTGTCGCCCGGCGCGGTGTGCAAAGATGGGGAACTTGTACTGCGCATGGAAGGCGAATACAAACGCCTTTTAAATGAACAATCTTTTTCAAACGGAATGCTTGCAAGCCACTTAAAAAAATCGATACTTCCGGCGGTCGCAGCATACAAAACGCTTATTGCGACCGGAAAAACAAAAAAACAAGCATTTGAAGCCGTGCGCGCTTCCGTACTGTCGGATTCGGAAAAACAAAAAAAGGCGTTTCAAAAAATCGGTACATTGCCCTTCGGTTTTTCGCTGATGCGATTGATGACACCGTTGTCGTTAAAAACGACTTTCGGGCCGAGCGGCTGGGATTTTAAGTGGAAACAAAACGACCGCCGTGCACTCAAATGGGATTGCAGCCGCTGCTTTTATGCCGATATTTTTGCACAACATAAGGTAAGCGAATTGACATCGATTTTTTGCGAAAGTGACGATGTCGTATACGGCAACATTCCGACGATACGCTGGGCGCGCACACGTACCATCGGCAACGGCGACGATATCTGCGATTTTACCTTTTACAACGAGCGCGCCGAGAATGCACCCGGCGAAAATAACCGCGGCAAAAACACGCACAACAGGGCGGAAAACCATGTATAA
- the vapC gene encoding type II toxin-antitoxin system VapC family toxin: MILVDTSVLISYLKNQKNKPNEQFDYILDRQIPYGINVFIYQEVLQGARNRAEYDLLKEYFETIPFYYLKYGKDSYEQAALMNIKCREKGITVRSTIDLLIAQTAIENDLYLLHNDKDFISMSKIIKELKLYN; the protein is encoded by the coding sequence ATGATTTTAGTCGATACTTCCGTTCTGATAAGTTATCTGAAAAATCAAAAAAATAAACCTAATGAGCAATTTGACTATATTTTGGACAGACAAATCCCCTACGGCATCAATGTGTTTATCTATCAGGAAGTTTTACAGGGGGCGAGGAATCGTGCCGAATACGATTTACTTAAAGAATATTTTGAAACAATCCCTTTCTATTATTTAAAATACGGTAAAGACTCCTATGAGCAGGCTGCCCTTATGAATATCAAATGCAGGGAAAAGGGAATAACCGTCAGAAGTACGATAGATTTATTGATAGCGCAAACGGCGATAGAAAATGATTTATACTTGTTACACAACGACAAAGATTTTATATCCATGTCAAAAATAATAAAAGAACTGAAATTATACAATTAA
- a CDS encoding FprA family A-type flavoprotein has translation MNRIYITPDIGVLHADILKDPYFEGFWDIKRGVSVNCYLLTGEKTALVDLYGEWEHADEQIEERLKLHGLSVEDIDVLIMHHAESDHTASVADLMKRNKKLHIYCTEKTAAFLKNFIKLPEPDLQRIKTVKTGDSLSLGKGRNAEAELTLNFYETPNVHWPETMMSYEPNSKTLFSCDAFGSYGAMSDNRMFDDEFTEEEHRVFEEECRRYYATVVASFGVPVKNALAKLKGLDIRTIAPSHGMVWHKNPKTIVERFARYAGYNTGGEQEKRICVICGSMYGHTEKGCKAVTEGIEKAGVPYTFMKIPDTPMSYIIGEALRCKGLVLAFPTYEYKMFPPAAWVLDVFSRKHLYDKTVLRIGSWGWSGGAQKEYEQLTAALKWTQLESFEWQGMPSGQNLADLKERGAALAEEIKKS, from the coding sequence ATGAACAGAATATATATTACGCCCGATATAGGCGTCCTCCATGCCGACATCCTCAAAGACCCGTACTTTGAAGGATTTTGGGACATAAAGCGCGGCGTGTCCGTCAACTGCTATCTTCTCACCGGTGAAAAAACCGCACTGGTCGATTTGTACGGCGAATGGGAACATGCCGACGAACAAATCGAAGAACGTTTGAAGCTGCACGGACTTTCCGTTGAAGACATCGACGTTTTAATTATGCATCACGCCGAAAGCGATCATACCGCTTCGGTCGCCGATTTAATGAAGCGCAACAAAAAGCTGCATATTTACTGTACCGAAAAAACCGCGGCTTTTTTAAAAAACTTTATTAAATTGCCCGAACCCGATTTGCAGCGCATTAAAACCGTAAAAACGGGCGACAGCCTTTCGCTGGGCAAGGGCCGCAACGCCGAAGCCGAACTGACGCTCAATTTTTATGAAACGCCGAACGTCCACTGGCCGGAAACAATGATGAGCTACGAGCCGAATTCCAAAACGCTGTTTTCCTGCGACGCGTTCGGCTCGTACGGCGCCATGAGCGACAACCGCATGTTCGACGACGAATTTACGGAAGAAGAGCACCGGGTCTTTGAAGAAGAATGCCGGCGCTATTACGCGACGGTCGTCGCATCCTTCGGCGTACCGGTAAAAAACGCGCTTGCCAAACTGAAAGGCTTGGACATTCGCACGATAGCGCCTTCGCACGGAATGGTGTGGCACAAAAATCCGAAAACAATCGTCGAGCGTTTTGCGCGCTATGCCGGCTACAATACCGGCGGCGAACAGGAAAAGCGGATATGCGTCATTTGCGGTTCAATGTACGGCCACACGGAAAAAGGCTGCAAAGCGGTTACGGAAGGCATAGAAAAAGCGGGCGTTCCCTACACCTTTATGAAAATTCCGGACACACCGATGTCGTACATAATCGGCGAAGCGCTCCGCTGCAAGGGCCTTGTACTCGCCTTCCCCACATACGAATACAAAATGTTCCCGCCGGCCGCATGGGTGCTGGACGTTTTTTCGCGCAAACATTTGTACGATAAAACGGTTTTGCGCATCGGAAGCTGGGGTTGGTCGGGCGGCGCTCAAAAAGAATACGAACAGCTCACCGCAGCTCTTAAATGGACGCAGCTTGAAAGCTTCGAATGGCAGGGCATGCCGAGCGGGCAAAATCTTGCGGACTTAAAAGAGCGCGGCGCCGCTCTTGCAGAAGAAATAAAAAAAAGCTGA
- a CDS encoding chemotaxis protein CheW, with protein MAVGDAQFQLVTFQLGEELYGVNIMDVKEIVKIQSVRPIPHAPHYVEGIFNLRGEIIPVINLHKRFRLEKPAEEDYDAEMGGLVILNLDGIKISIIIDRISRVVMINAADIKPPPQMLTGIGSEYIHGVVQQQNGYLIVLNIRKLFDPKELQKLISAQN; from the coding sequence ATGGCAGTCGGTGATGCACAGTTTCAACTTGTAACATTCCAATTAGGCGAAGAACTCTACGGTGTAAACATTATGGACGTAAAAGAGATTGTAAAAATTCAAAGCGTCCGTCCTATTCCGCACGCTCCGCATTATGTTGAAGGAATTTTTAATTTGCGCGGAGAGATTATACCGGTAATCAATCTGCATAAGCGCTTTCGCCTGGAAAAACCCGCGGAAGAAGACTACGACGCCGAAATGGGCGGTTTGGTTATTCTGAACCTTGACGGAATAAAAATCAGCATTATTATAGACAGAATTTCGCGCGTGGTGATGATTAATGCTGCGGATATAAAGCCTCCGCCTCAAATGCTTACCGGTATCGGATCGGAATACATACACGGGGTAGTGCAGCAGCAAAATGGTTATTTGATTGTGCTCAACATTCGCAAACTGTTTGACCCCAAAGAGCTGCAAAAACTTATCAGCGCGCAAAACTGA